ACATAGTTGACCCCCTGGTAAAAAGCGCGCGGATCGCCCGGCAGCGTGTAGAAAGTGATGCTGTCCTCCTCCAATTTCAGGAGCTCCTGCCCAAACCAAATCATCTGCCCCAGACTGAGGTCGGTCCGGAGGTTCTCCTGCGCGATGGCGGCAAACTCCGGCAGCTTGAAAATGTGTTTGACGGAGATGAGCTGCTTGAAAGCTTCCGTCAGAAAGGCCTGCTGCACCTCCACCCGTTTCAGATCCCCCTCGGCATACGTGCTGCGGAAGCGCACGAGCTGGATGGCCTTATCGCCGTTCAAGGTCTGCCGGCCTTTCTTCAGGTTGACGTACAAGTTCTGCGACGGATCGGAGTAGTGCATATCCTGGGGCACGTCGAACTCGACGCCGTTCATCGCGTCCACCAGCCGCACAAAGCCCTTGAGATCGACAACGGCGTAGGCATCTGGCACAAAACCGATGACGGTCTTGAGCTCTGTGCGCAGCTGCCCGATCGCGCCGGCCACGCGTTCACTTTTGTCCTCGCTGCGCGCGTTCATCCCCACACCCCACGCGGCGTTGATCTTTTTGTTGGCGCGCCGCACGGCGACCTGCGTGTCGCGCGGGATCGCCAGCACATTGAGTTCCCCTTTGACCGTGTCGAGCGCCGCCACCATCAGCACGTCGGTGTGGTAGTCGTCCATGTCGGTACCGGCCAGGATGATCGTATACACGCCTTCGCGACGGCCCTCCGGCGTGACCGGGCGCGGCGTGACCGCCCCCGGCGACGGCGTCGGCGCGGACGTGACGCCGTCGGATACCGGGTCCTGCGGGAGAGGCTCAGGCTCCATCTGTCCGCGCTCGGGCGGGGTAATCACCGAATTGGCGAGGTACAGGCAGCCCGCCAGCACCAGCCCCGCCAGCGCCGCGCCGCTCGGAATTAACCAACGCAGCCGCATCCGCCACATCTTTTTCCCTGCGCGCCACGCGGAAACTGGCGCCCCCTCCGGTCCGCCGGATATCTCTGGGAGAAACTCCGGTGCGGCCGGCTGGTTTTCCGTTGAAATCTCCGGCTGGATCGGATCCTCCTGGGGGGCGGCGGATGTGCGCGGTTTTTCTCTTTTTCCCATCTTCATCTCTTCATCGCGCTCCTCCATGCCGAATTTTGTCCGCGGCGGCGGGTTCCTACTTTTTGCCGTCGTCGCGCAGATGGTTGATGTTTACATTTTCCTTGGTGATCTGCTTTGTGAACGGATTGACGGTCTCGTTGATGAGTTTCAGCGCCTCGTCCCGGTAGATCAGCACATAGTTAACATCTCGATAGTAGGCGCCCGGATCGCCCGGCAGCGTGTGGAAGGCGATGCTTCCGTCCTCCAACTTCATAAGTTCCTGACCAAACCAGATCATCTGCCCCACACTGAGATCGGTTCGGAGGTTCTCCTGCGCGATGGCGGCAAACTCCGGCAGCTTGAAAATATGCTTGACAGAGAGGAGCTGTTTGAAGACCGCCGTCAGAAACGCCTGCTGCACCTCCACCCGTTTTAGATCCCCCTCGCGGTAGCGCCGGAAGCGCACGAGCTGGATGGCCTTATCGCCGTCCAGCCTCTGCAAACCTTTTTTTAGGTTGATGTTGAGATTCTGCGACGGGTCGGAGTAGCGCATGTTTTGGGGCACGTCGAACTCGACGCCGTCCATCGCGTCCACCAGTTTTTTAAAGCCGTTTAAGTCGACGACGGCGTAGGCGTCCGGCACAAAGCCGATGACGGTCTTGAGCTCCGCGCGCAACTGCTCAACCGCGCCGACCGTACGCTCGCTCTTGTCCCCTTTGCGCGCGTTCATGCCCACACCCCAGGCGGCGTTGATCTTTTTGTTCGCGCGCTTGACGGCGACCTGCGTATCGCGCGGAATGCTCAGCACGTCGAGCTTTTTGTTTTTCGTATCGAGCGCCGCCACCATCAGCGTGTCGGTGTGGTAGTCTCCCATGTCGGTACCGGCCAGGATGATCGTGTACACACCCTCGCGGCGACCCGCCGGCGTGACCGGGCGCGGCGTGACCGCTCCGTCGGATACGGGCGCCGTGACGCCGTCGTCCAGAGGGTCTTGGTCGGCGATGTGCGGTCCGTCCGGCCGCGTGTCGGGCGGAGCGATCACTGAGTTTGTGAGGTGCAGGTACCCCGCCCAACCCAGGCAGATGACGCCGATACAGAGAAGACCCAAAAAGATGGGACGAAACGGCCGTTTCCCGGCCGTTTTCTCTTTCGGCGTCTTTTTGGCTTTCTTGTCTTTTTCGGAAGCGGACATGAGTCTTTTCCCGGTTTTTTTCATCGTCAGTCTCCTCATGCCGCCGCGCTGGCGCGGCGGGTCCGTCTTACAGCAGCGCGTTGCGCGCTGACAGCGTATCGGGGTGGATCATCCGGCCCTCGGCCAGCAGAAGCCGTATCGTCAAGTCCAGGCCCCACAGCAGCGCCGCGTCCAAGTCCTCATAGCACAAAGCGCGCAGAGCGCGCACCTCCGGGAACGCGCGCGTGGCGTCCACATAGTCCGCGAGGTATAAAATTTTCTCCAGCAGCGTCATCTCCGCCCGGCCCGTTGTGTGCCAGCGCACGGCGTCGCACACTGCCTTTTCCATGCCGAATTCAAACCGAGCCACGGCGGCGCCGGTGACGGCGTGCATCAACTTGTGCTCCCTTCGTTCCCACGATTGTGTCACTATATCATACTTTGCGCACAATTTCAACTGTTCCGCCGGCGTCAGCCCTTTGGTCACGTCATGCAGCAACGCCGCCCGGGCCGCCTGCCCGCGATCAGCGCCCCAACGTAGCGCCAGCATATCGATTTCCTGCACCACGCCCAGCACATGGAGCCGG
The genomic region above belongs to Oscillospiraceae bacterium and contains:
- a CDS encoding LCP family protein produces the protein MGKREKPRTSAAPQEDPIQPEISTENQPAAPEFLPEISGGPEGAPVSAWRAGKKMWRMRLRWLIPSGAALAGLVLAGCLYLANSVITPPERGQMEPEPLPQDPVSDGVTSAPTPSPGAVTPRPVTPEGRREGVYTIILAGTDMDDYHTDVLMVAALDTVKGELNVLAIPRDTQVAVRRANKKINAAWGVGMNARSEDKSERVAGAIGQLRTELKTVIGFVPDAYAVVDLKGFVRLVDAMNGVEFDVPQDMHYSDPSQNLYVNLKKGRQTLNGDKAIQLVRFRSTYAEGDLKRVEVQQAFLTEAFKQLISVKHIFKLPEFAAIAQENLRTDLSLGQMIWFGQELLKLEEDSITFYTLPGDPRAFYQGVNYVLVYRDEALKLINETINPFTKDIAAENVNISRLRSN
- a CDS encoding LCP family protein, with amino-acid sequence MKKTGKRLMSASEKDKKAKKTPKEKTAGKRPFRPIFLGLLCIGVICLGWAGYLHLTNSVIAPPDTRPDGPHIADQDPLDDGVTAPVSDGAVTPRPVTPAGRREGVYTIILAGTDMGDYHTDTLMVAALDTKNKKLDVLSIPRDTQVAVKRANKKINAAWGVGMNARKGDKSERTVGAVEQLRAELKTVIGFVPDAYAVVDLNGFKKLVDAMDGVEFDVPQNMRYSDPSQNLNINLKKGLQRLDGDKAIQLVRFRRYREGDLKRVEVQQAFLTAVFKQLLSVKHIFKLPEFAAIAQENLRTDLSVGQMIWFGQELMKLEDGSIAFHTLPGDPGAYYRDVNYVLIYRDEALKLINETVNPFTKQITKENVNINHLRDDGKK
- the yqeK gene encoding bis(5'-nucleosyl)-tetraphosphatase (symmetrical) YqeK, producing the protein MPNDLTALRAAVLARTDRRRRLHVLGVVQEIDMLALRWGADRGQAARAALLHDVTKGLTPAEQLKLCAKYDIVTQSWERREHKLMHAVTGAAVARFEFGMEKAVCDAVRWHTTGRAEMTLLEKILYLADYVDATRAFPEVRALRALCYEDLDAALLWGLDLTIRLLLAEGRMIHPDTLSARNALL